In the genome of Magnolia sinica isolate HGM2019 chromosome 2, MsV1, whole genome shotgun sequence, one region contains:
- the LOC131236613 gene encoding chloroplast processing peptidase-like isoform X2 translates to MSFLKLSEFFYFLTLSRWMPCNELLMSPPDRTVAMPSAGKGSDGGKRWGFLRWLSFDALKSIVLLGMVWSLLMFVEIRFIPSSSMYPTLRVGDRIIAEKDTRFKKEDVFIKRIVAKAGDIVEVHHGLLYINGIARIEDFIAERPTYRLSATIVPKDHVYVMGDHRNISFDSHSWGPLPIRNIVGRYVMTCSRPSHQ, encoded by the exons ATGAGTTTCTTGAAACTTTCAGAGTTCTTCTATTTCCTGACGTTGTCCCGATGGATGCCCTGCAATGAGCTTCTAATGTCCCCGCCCGATCGGACGGTAGCGATGCCGTCGGCTGGTAAGGGGAGTGATGGGGGGAAGAGATGGGGATTCTTGCGGTGGCTGAGTTTTGACGCGCTGAAGAGCATTGTATTGCTTGGAATGGTATGGTCGCTGTTGATGTTTGTCGAGATCCGCTTCATACCATCATCGTCAATGTATCCTACTCTGCGCGTTGGCGATCGGATAATTGCTGAAAAG GATACGCGATTCAAGAAGGAAGATGTTTTCATTAAAAGAATCGTAGCAAAAGCTGGAGATATTGTTGAG GTTCATCATGGGCTGCTCTATATTAATGGAATTGCCCGGATTGAAGATTTCATAGCAGAACGGCCAACTTATAGACTGAGTGCAACT ATTGTGCCGAAAGATCATGTTTATGTGATGGGTGACCATCGCAACATCAGCTTTGATTCCCATTCTTG GGGACCTCTTCCTATCAGAAACATAGTAGGGAGATATGTCATGACTTGTTCAAGGCCATCACACCAGTGA
- the LOC131236613 gene encoding chloroplast processing peptidase-like isoform X1, translating to MSFLKLSEFFYFLTLSRWMPCNELLMSPPDRTVAMPSAGKGSDGGKRWGFLRWLSFDALKSIVLLGMVWSLLMFVEIRFIPSSSMYPTLRVGDRIIAEKVSYYVKSPAVNDIILFRAPTELVLQDTRFKKEDVFIKRIVAKAGDIVEVHHGLLYINGIARIEDFIAERPTYRLSATIVPKDHVYVMGDHRNISFDSHSWGPLPIRNIVGRYVMTCSRPSHQ from the exons ATGAGTTTCTTGAAACTTTCAGAGTTCTTCTATTTCCTGACGTTGTCCCGATGGATGCCCTGCAATGAGCTTCTAATGTCCCCGCCCGATCGGACGGTAGCGATGCCGTCGGCTGGTAAGGGGAGTGATGGGGGGAAGAGATGGGGATTCTTGCGGTGGCTGAGTTTTGACGCGCTGAAGAGCATTGTATTGCTTGGAATGGTATGGTCGCTGTTGATGTTTGTCGAGATCCGCTTCATACCATCATCGTCAATGTATCCTACTCTGCGCGTTGGCGATCGGATAATTGCTGAAAAG GTTTCATATTACGTCAAAAGCCCTGCTGTCAATGATATAATACTTTTCAGAGCACCTACGGAGCTAGTGTTACAG GATACGCGATTCAAGAAGGAAGATGTTTTCATTAAAAGAATCGTAGCAAAAGCTGGAGATATTGTTGAG GTTCATCATGGGCTGCTCTATATTAATGGAATTGCCCGGATTGAAGATTTCATAGCAGAACGGCCAACTTATAGACTGAGTGCAACT ATTGTGCCGAAAGATCATGTTTATGTGATGGGTGACCATCGCAACATCAGCTTTGATTCCCATTCTTG GGGACCTCTTCCTATCAGAAACATAGTAGGGAGATATGTCATGACTTGTTCAAGGCCATCACACCAGTGA